The Desulfobulbus propionicus DSM 2032 DNA segment GCGGGACCAAATCCAGTTTTCCGGGTCTTCCGGCGAGTTCCAAGCTGGTCACCGCGAAAAACCGTTGCGTCGACCAACACGCTTCCCGCCTATTCCTGCTGGGCCAACTTCTGAGGCATGGAATTACCTTGTTCTGCAATCAGGCAGAATGTAATGCAACATTCCACACAATGCCAAGGATGAACTCGACTCCGTGTCGTCGGCAACCGCCGCGCTGGCGGGCCTGGGCACCAACGGGCAGCAGGACACGCCCCCGTCACGGTCGCTCCGCACTTGAGGCCTGGATTTTCTTGCTTTTTGCTGGCAGACCCGTTAAGCCAAGACCATCTCTTGGCGGATAGACCTCATGCCTTCATCCGCTTCACCACGTTTTTTCATTGGGAACGGCGGCGCCATGACAGCAGACTCGCATCCATCGCCGGTTGAACCGCAGCAGCCGGACAGCAACCTGTCTAAGGCAAACAGGAAAAAACGCTATGATATCGCCTTTTATCACGACTGGTGCAAGGCCTGCGGTCTCTGCATGGCCTTCTGTCCCCGGCAGGTCATTCAAGCAGACGAACACGGCAAGCCGCTGGTGACCGAGCCGGATGCCTGCATCGGCTGCCGTTTCTGTGAGACCCACTGTCCGGATTTTGCCATCACGGTTAGTGAGCGCCAACCCCGGAGGAGGAAGGACGATGTCTGAGATCCAGGCCAAACGGCAACTCCTTCAGGGCAACGAGGCCATTGTCCACGGCGCCCTGGCGGCCGGCTGCCGCTTCTTTGCCGGCTACCCGATCACTCCGGCCTCGGAGATCGCCGAACAACTGGCCGCGCTGCTGCCCAAGGTGGGGGGCACTTTCATCCAGATGGAGGACGAGATTGCCAGCATGGGCGCGATCATCGGTGCCTCCTTGGCCGGCGTCAAGGCCATGACCGCCACCTCGGGCCCTGGTTTCTCGCTGATGCAGGAAAATCTCGGCTACGCCTGCGCGGCCGAGGTGCCCTGCGTGGTGGTGAATGTGATGCGCGGCGGCCCCTCCACCGGCCTGCCCACCAGTCCGGCTCAGGGCGACGTGCAGATGGCGCGCTGGGGCACCCATGGCGACCACCCCATCATCGTCCTGGCCGTGTCCACGGTCAGCGACTGTTTCAGCCTCACGGTCAAGGCCTTCAACCTCTCCGAACAGTTCCGCGTGCCGGTGATTCTCCTCTCGGATGAGATCGTGGCGCACACCCGGGAGTGCGTCCAGCTGCCCGATGCCGCCGAACTGCGCATCCTCAATCGCCTCAAGCCGAGCGTGCCGCCGGACTGGTACAAACCCTACGAGGGCGACAGCCGGGGCGTGCCCGCCATGGCCACCTTGGGCGACGGCTACCGCCATCATGTCACCGGCCTGGTCCACGACGATCTCGGTTTTCCCACCGAAAAATCCAACGAGATCCTCAATTTTCAACAACGGCTGATGCACAAGATCACCCGTGGCTTCCCCGAAATCATGCTGACCCGCAGCTACCGGTTGGAGGATGCCGAGGTCGCGATCATTGCCTACGGGTCCGTGGCCCGCTCGGCCATGCGGGCGGTGGACGAGGTGCGGCAGCGCGGCATTCCGGCCGGCCTGCTGCAGTTGATCACCCTCTTTCCCTTTCCGCGCAGCCATGTGACCCCGGTGCTCAAGCAGTGCCGCGCCGTGCTGGTGCCGGAGATGAACATGGGCCAGATCAGCCGCGAGGTGCAGCGGGTCAATCAGGGGATGTGCACCGTGGTCAAACACAACCGGGTCGACGGCCAGTGCATCACCCCCGATGAACTCGAGGCCCGGCTGGTCAAGCTGTAGGAGGTGCGCATGACTGTTCCCGCCCAGGCCATTCGCCACGAGTATCTGCGCCACAACAAGAAGTTTCCCCATGTCTGGTGCCCGGGCTGCGGCAACGGCATTGTCATGGCTGCCCTGCTGCGGGCCATCTACCGGTTGGAGCTGAGCAAGGACGAGGTGGTGCTCGCCTCGGGCATCGGCTGCTCCGGCCGCATGCCCACCTATCTCGATTTCAACACCCTGCACACCACCCACGGCCGGGCCCTAACCTTTGCCACCGGCGTCAAGCTGGCCAACCCGGCCCTGAATGTGGTGGTGATCATGGGCGACGGCGATGCCACCGCCATCGGCGGCAATCACTTCATCCATGCCGCCCGCCGCAATCTCAACCTGACCGCGATCATCATCAACAATTCGATCTACGGCATGACCGGTGGCCAGTATTCGCCGACCACGCCCTTTGGCGCCCGCTCGACCACCTCGGTCTACGGCCACATCGAACAGGCCTTTTCCATCGCCGAGCTGGCGGTGACCGCCGGCGCCGCCTTTGTCGCCCGGTCCACCGTCTACCACGCCGACCTGATCGACCAGCTGATCGAACAGGCCATGCGCAAGCAGGGGTTTGCCGTGGTCGAGGTGATCTCCAACTGTCATGTCCAGTACGGCCGGCGCAATCAGCTGGGGGATGCGGTGGAGATGCTCACGAGATTCAGGGACCAGGCGATCACGGTGAGCAAGGCGGCCAAGCTGTCAGCCGAGGAGCTGGCGGGCAGGATTACCATCGGCGTGCTTGCCGACCGCGACCTGCCCATCTCCACCGAGGAGTACGACAAGGTACGGCAGCGGGCCAGCGAGGAGGGGATGCTGCGATGAAGCTTCCCGTGAAACGACGCTACGAGATGCGGTTCAGCGGTTCCGGCGGCCAGGGGCTGATCATGGCCGCAGTCGTCTTTGCCGAGGCGGTCGGAGTGTATGACGGCAAGTATGTCTGCCAGACCCAGAGCTACGGACCGGAAGCCCGGGGCGGCAAGTCCAAGGCCGAGGTGGTGATCAGCGATGCGCCCATCGATTATCCCAAGGCCCGGCGGCTTGACCTGCTGTTGGCCATGAATCAGACCGCCTGCGATGCCTATTACCGCGATCTCAATCCCGATGGCTTGCTGGTGGTCGACAGTTCGCTGGTCAGCCAGTATCCCACCAGCCGCATCATCGCCATTCCCTTTACCCGCATTGCCCGGGACGAGCTGGGCCGGGAGATGGCGGCCAACATGGTGGCCCTGGGGGCGGTGGGACTCCTCTCCGGGCAGGTGATCAGCAACTCCCTGGAAAAGGCGCTGCTGGCCCGGGTGCCGCCGGGGAGCGAGGAATTCAACCGTGCGGCCCTCCATCGGGGGATGGACGAGGCCGCCAAGATCAATCTGGACGCGCTACCGCGGTCCGTGCTCAGTGATGACGAGGTGTGAGATGAAAGTTGTCGCCTTTAATGGAAGTGCCCGCAAAAACGGCAATACCGCCATGATGATCGGCTACCTGTTCGAAGAGTTGGAGCGTGAGGGTATCGAGACCGAGATGGTCCAACTGGCCGGCGAGCACCCCCACGGCTGCATCGCCTGCTACCAGTGCTTTAAGAACAAGAACGGCCGCTGCATCGTCGATATCGACTGCATCAACGGCTGCATCGAGAAGATGCTGGCTGCGGACGCGATCGTGCTGGCCTCGCCCACCTATTTCGCCGACATCTCCACCGAGATGAAGGCCCTGATCGACCGGGCCGGCATGACCTCGCGCGCCAACGGCGACATGTTCAAGCGCAAGCTGGGCGCGGCCATCGTCACCCAGCGCCGGGGCGGCGGCATCCACGCCTTTGACTCGATGAACCATTTCTTCACTATCGGCCAAATGGTCATCGTCGGTTCCTCGTACTGGAACATGGGCTTTGGCCGGGAGAAGGGGGAGGTGGCCCAGGACACCGAGGCGATCACCGTCATGCACGACCTGGGCAGGAACATGGCCTGGCTGTTGAAAAAAATTCACGCCTAGCCAAAGCAAGGGAGAAAAAGGGAACGCTCCCTTTTTCGATGATCGCGGGCGGCCGCCGAGCCGCCAAGCACCTGGCAACCATCCGGCATGACAACGTGTTGATTTATTAAAATTTACTTTGACCGATAAAAGAGAACACCCTATAAGACAACAGGGCGGCGAGAGCAGACTATGCCTCTCGCCGAACTCTTGAACAGGTCACTGCGAAAGGGGAGACCGAGGCATGCTGGCAATTTGCGAAGAATGTTCAAAAAAATACAATATTGATGAATCCAAAATGAAGGGGCCAAGGGCGCGCTTTTCCTGTCAGGAATGCGGACACATCATCGTGGTGGTAAAAAGCGGTGCCTCCGAAGCGGAAGCTCCCCAGCAGCCAACCGCCGGCACTGCCGGGAAAAACGAGGCGTGACGGCCGCACGCGGAGGCTGTTGCGCCCTCTCGACAACCATGAGGAAAATGGCTCACTCCTCTTTGGCCTTTGCCTATTTTCCGCCCATTGACGTGCAGTAACGCCGAGACATGCTTATTCCACGGGAACGGCCTTATCTGGAAGGTCTCAACAGCTATTACCTGCATCTGGAAAAATTCATCGAACACCTGCAGGGAGACATAGGATCGGGCGGAGTCCACTGCGTCTCGCCTGGCCTGCAGATGCTCGTCTATTTCAATGAACAGGAGGTCATCAGCTGTCTTGTTCAGGAAAAAGGAAGGGACGCCCATTTTGCCCCTTCCTTTGAAATCGTCCGGGGACGCTTCTACAGCGGCAGTTATGCGATTTCCGTCCATCAACTTGACCAGAACGCCATTTTTTTCTGGGCCCAGATGCCGCCGTTCCAGCGGGCAAAATCAGCCCTGCGGTCAACGGAGATTCCCTTGCCGGACCTGATTTTTCGTCTGCGGATGAAACAATTTTCCGGCTTTATCGAAGTTCAGGTCGGGAAGAAAAACGAGGGCGGCGTGCTGTTTTTTAACGAGGGGGAACGGATTGGCGGTTCCTACACCTGGGGCAAAGGGGGGATGAGTACGTCGGATGACGATTACAACTCCCTGCTTGGCCGGGTCCAGGTCAACGAGGGAATTTTTACCTTCGGCAGTTTCGTCAAGGAGGACAAGCAGGCCTAGGCGGTGCCCGCCGACGTCACGGCCTGTTGTCGTCCGTCCCGGTAGATTGAAGCGTTGTTTTGTCCAGAGATATCGCCTGTTCTTCATTCCATCCCTTGCCCGCCAACTGACCGCAGGCCGCCGAAATATCCTCGCCGCGGCTGGTGCGGATAAACACGGTGTACCCGCGATCGCGCAGAATCCTCTGGAAACAGAGCACACGCTCCTCGCCCGGGCTTTGATAGGCGCTGCCACTGCCCGGGTTGACCGCCAGCAGATTGATCTTGCAAGGCACCTCGCGCAGCAACTCGGCGAGCTGCACCGCGTCCGCATCGCTGTCGTTAATGCCTTGCAGCAAGGTGTATTCAAACATGATCCGCTTGCGCCGTTTCTGGCGGTAGGTGCGGCAAACCTCGATCAGTTCGGCGATCGGGTAGCGTTTGTTGACCGGCATCAGACGGCTGCGGACCTCGTCGTTGACCGCATGCAGCGACACTGCCAGGTTGACGTCGGTCTCCTCACCCAGGCGGCGCATCTGCGGCACCAGACCGCAGGTGGACACAGTGATCCGCCGGTTGGAGAAGTCCAGACCGCGCTGTTCGGTGAGGATGGCGATGGCGTCCAGCAGGTTGTCGAAGTTGGCCAGCGGCTCGCCCATGCCCATGAAAACAATATTGGTCAACAGCCCCTTGTCGTGGGCCAGCGTCCAATCGCGTACCGCGCACACCTGATTGACAATCTCGGCGGTGGTCAAATTGCGGCAAAAACCCATGGCCCCGGTCAGGCAAAAACTGCACCCCATGGCACAGCCGACCTGGGAAGAGACACACAGGGTGTTGCGGTCCTCCTCGGGAATGAGCACGGACTCGATGATTTGGCCGTCATCGAGGCGAAAGGCGAATTTGACCGCGCCGTCGCGCGAACACTCGACCATGCAGTCGTCAAAGCGGCTCATGAAAGCCGACTGGGTAAGGATGGCCCGGAATTCCTTGGCCAGATCGGTCATCTGGGTGAAATCGATGATTCCGGGTCGATAGATCCAGGCCAGGATCTGGCGGCCACGAAAGGCTGGCTGCCCCAGGGACTCGACAAAGCGTACCAACTGTTCCTGGGTCAGATTTTTCAGGTCGGTTTTTTTCGCGGCAACATTCATGCAACTTCTCACGGTTTATCGGCAACAGATTGAATAATGGTCTTTTCTTGCAGCTGGTCACACCGTTACAGGCAGCGATACGGTTCCGCCTTCAGCGCCAGGCTGCCGTTTAGGGCCTGGTCGATGGTGGCCAGCATCCGGTCGCGATCCCTGGGCAGGCGGCCGCTCAAGGAAAAGTAATTCGAGGCATGGTTGGCATGGAACTGGGCGCGATGCGGTCCCAATCCGGCCAGCAGGGTGCGCAGTTCGCGAAACAGTTGCTCCTGATCGGGCATCGCGAACCGTCCGGCCCGCATTTGCCGATAGAGCGGGGTGTTGGGCAGCAGCATCAAGGTGAGCACCGCGATCTGGTGTGGCTGCATCCGGTTGAGTACCGAAGCGGTGGCCCGCGCATGGGCCTGCGATTGCGTCACGCCGGCAATACCGAGCAGGCAGGTTACCGAGAGAAAGAGGCCGGTGGCCCGAATCCGCCTGCCGGCCGTGACCATGGCCTCGCTGTCCACGCCCTTGGCAATGGCGGCCAAGGTCGGATCATGACCGCTTTCCAACCCCAGATAGAGCCGGCCCAATCCGAGCCGCTTATAGTGCGCCAACTGCTGATCCGTCTTTTCCTCGATGTTTTGGCAACTGGCGTAACAGCTGACCCGCCGGATCCAAGGCAACTGTTCGCGGATACGTTCCAGGAGCGCAACCAACCGCTCGTGCGGCAGGGCCAGGACATCGCCGTCGGCGAGAAAGAGAGTGGTCTGGCGGCGGCACCAGGCAGCGGCAAAGGCGAGATCGGCCTCGATCTGCTCCCAGGATTTGCTTTGAAAGGGTTTGTCGCGGTAGGCCCCGCAAAAGGTGCAACGGTTGTGGGAACAACCCGTGGTCACCTGCAGGATCAGGGAAAAGGCCTCGCTGGGCGGGCGGATGATATCTCCTACGTAATCCACGGCGAAAAGACTGCCCATGGACAAAATGTCCATGGGCAGCGAGGATCTGGATATCAGCCGTTCTTCTTGGCGAAATCGGCCATGAAGGTGACCAGCTTTTCCACGCCCTCCCTGGGGAAGGCGTTGTAGATCGAGGCACGGCAACCGCCGACCGAACGGTGGCCCTTCAACCCATCCAGGCCGACCGCGGTGGCCTCGCGGATGAACTGGGCCTCCAGTTCCGGGGTGGGCAAATTGAAGGCGACGTTCATCAGCGAACGGGATTCCTTCTCCGCATGGCCCCGATAAAATTCGGTGCTGTCGATTACCTCGTACAAGAGCGCCGCCTTTTCGCGATTGAGTTTCTCGATGGCCGCCACGCCGCCCGTCTGTTTGAGCCAATTCATCACCCGACCGACACAGTAGATGGAAAAACAGGGCGGGGTGTTGAACATCGAGTCCTTCTCGGCATGGGTCTTATACTTGAGCATGGTCGGCACCTTGTCGTCGACCCGGTCGAGCAGATCCTCGCGGATGATCACCACGGTCACCCCGGCCGGCCCCATGTTCTTCTGCGCGCCGGCAAAGATCAAACCGAACTTGCTGACATCCACCGGACGGCTCAGGATGTCCGAGGACATGTCGGCAATGAGCATGGCCTCCTTGTTGGGCATGGTCGGGAACTGGGTGCCGTAGATGGTGTTGTTGGTGACGAAATAGAGGTACTGGCTGTCCGGGGCCACGGTGTACTCGTCGTCGCGCGGCACCCGCTTGAAGGTGATGTCCT contains these protein-coding regions:
- a CDS encoding 4Fe-4S dicluster domain-containing protein, encoding MTADSHPSPVEPQQPDSNLSKANRKKRYDIAFYHDWCKACGLCMAFCPRQVIQADEHGKPLVTEPDACIGCRFCETHCPDFAITVSERQPRRRKDDV
- a CDS encoding 2-oxoacid:acceptor oxidoreductase subunit alpha; protein product: MSEIQAKRQLLQGNEAIVHGALAAGCRFFAGYPITPASEIAEQLAALLPKVGGTFIQMEDEIASMGAIIGASLAGVKAMTATSGPGFSLMQENLGYACAAEVPCVVVNVMRGGPSTGLPTSPAQGDVQMARWGTHGDHPIIVLAVSTVSDCFSLTVKAFNLSEQFRVPVILLSDEIVAHTRECVQLPDAAELRILNRLKPSVPPDWYKPYEGDSRGVPAMATLGDGYRHHVTGLVHDDLGFPTEKSNEILNFQQRLMHKITRGFPEIMLTRSYRLEDAEVAIIAYGSVARSAMRAVDEVRQRGIPAGLLQLITLFPFPRSHVTPVLKQCRAVLVPEMNMGQISREVQRVNQGMCTVVKHNRVDGQCITPDELEARLVKL
- a CDS encoding 2-oxoacid:ferredoxin oxidoreductase subunit beta; this translates as MTVPAQAIRHEYLRHNKKFPHVWCPGCGNGIVMAALLRAIYRLELSKDEVVLASGIGCSGRMPTYLDFNTLHTTHGRALTFATGVKLANPALNVVVIMGDGDATAIGGNHFIHAARRNLNLTAIIINNSIYGMTGGQYSPTTPFGARSTTSVYGHIEQAFSIAELAVTAGAAFVARSTVYHADLIDQLIEQAMRKQGFAVVEVISNCHVQYGRRNQLGDAVEMLTRFRDQAITVSKAAKLSAEELAGRITIGVLADRDLPISTEEYDKVRQRASEEGMLR
- a CDS encoding 2-oxoacid:acceptor oxidoreductase family protein, yielding MKLPVKRRYEMRFSGSGGQGLIMAAVVFAEAVGVYDGKYVCQTQSYGPEARGGKSKAEVVISDAPIDYPKARRLDLLLAMNQTACDAYYRDLNPDGLLVVDSSLVSQYPTSRIIAIPFTRIARDELGREMAANMVALGAVGLLSGQVISNSLEKALLARVPPGSEEFNRAALHRGMDEAAKINLDALPRSVLSDDEV
- a CDS encoding flavodoxin family protein, whose translation is MKVVAFNGSARKNGNTAMMIGYLFEELEREGIETEMVQLAGEHPHGCIACYQCFKNKNGRCIVDIDCINGCIEKMLAADAIVLASPTYFADISTEMKALIDRAGMTSRANGDMFKRKLGAAIVTQRRGGGIHAFDSMNHFFTIGQMVIVGSSYWNMGFGREKGEVAQDTEAITVMHDLGRNMAWLLKKIHA
- a CDS encoding zinc-ribbon domain-containing protein, giving the protein MLAICEECSKKYNIDESKMKGPRARFSCQECGHIIVVVKSGASEAEAPQQPTAGTAGKNEA
- the rlmN gene encoding 23S rRNA (adenine(2503)-C(2))-methyltransferase RlmN, with product MNVAAKKTDLKNLTQEQLVRFVESLGQPAFRGRQILAWIYRPGIIDFTQMTDLAKEFRAILTQSAFMSRFDDCMVECSRDGAVKFAFRLDDGQIIESVLIPEEDRNTLCVSSQVGCAMGCSFCLTGAMGFCRNLTTAEIVNQVCAVRDWTLAHDKGLLTNIVFMGMGEPLANFDNLLDAIAILTEQRGLDFSNRRITVSTCGLVPQMRRLGEETDVNLAVSLHAVNDEVRSRLMPVNKRYPIAELIEVCRTYRQKRRKRIMFEYTLLQGINDSDADAVQLAELLREVPCKINLLAVNPGSGSAYQSPGEERVLCFQRILRDRGYTVFIRTSRGEDISAACGQLAGKGWNEEQAISLDKTTLQSTGTDDNRP
- a CDS encoding radical SAM protein yields the protein MGSLFAVDYVGDIIRPPSEAFSLILQVTTGCSHNRCTFCGAYRDKPFQSKSWEQIEADLAFAAAWCRRQTTLFLADGDVLALPHERLVALLERIREQLPWIRRVSCYASCQNIEEKTDQQLAHYKRLGLGRLYLGLESGHDPTLAAIAKGVDSEAMVTAGRRIRATGLFLSVTCLLGIAGVTQSQAHARATASVLNRMQPHQIAVLTLMLLPNTPLYRQMRAGRFAMPDQEQLFRELRTLLAGLGPHRAQFHANHASNYFSLSGRLPRDRDRMLATIDQALNGSLALKAEPYRCL
- the serC gene encoding 3-phosphoserine/phosphohydroxythreonine transaminase, coding for MPERIYNFSPGPGTLPYSVLQEAAVDIVNFKDKGIGLIELSHRSKEFMAVAEETENLIRELMGIPANYKVLFLQGGASSQFFMVPMNLLKADQKATYLNTGVWAKKAIKEAKLFGQVEVAYSSEDITFKRVPRDDEYTVAPDSQYLYFVTNNTIYGTQFPTMPNKEAMLIADMSSDILSRPVDVSKFGLIFAGAQKNMGPAGVTVVIIREDLLDRVDDKVPTMLKYKTHAEKDSMFNTPPCFSIYCVGRVMNWLKQTGGVAAIEKLNREKAALLYEVIDSTEFYRGHAEKESRSLMNVAFNLPTPELEAQFIREATAVGLDGLKGHRSVGGCRASIYNAFPREGVEKLVTFMADFAKKNG